From the genome of Rhizobium binae, one region includes:
- a CDS encoding thiamine pyrophosphate-requiring protein, translating to MYTASSALLDALTDANVSYIFANFGSDHPALVEAIAEARANGRPIPEVITCPNEMVGMSAAHGFWQASGVAQAVVVHVECGTQALAGAVHNAAKGRAPMMIFAGASPFTQDGELKGSRNEFIQWIQDVHDQRGIVRGYTKYDNELRTGFNVKDIVNRALQLAYSDPKGPVYLMGAREVMEQEVPPKPSVRMWPPVQAAGLTKQSVAMLGEALRKSRRPLVVTTYLGRNEAAFNALVEFSHRAGAGVLESVPTWLNFPHSNPMYQGNHWNHPWQNKALASADLVLVIDSDVPWIPAHNRPAPDVPIFHIDVDPLKTQMPLWHIDATASWQADAATALSELNEWLTDNPIEPDDIAGRADHWRMLHEARAGELAALEKEPEDGVITSEFAVACLREEIGDDALFVNEGISNYHTVFNHLRRSDPLTVFTSGGGSLGYNGGAAIGVKLASPEKTVVALCGDGSYMFSVPSSVHWMAARYQTPFLQIVFNNRGWKSPKLSTLAVHPDGFASRANSIDVSFDPPPDYAGIAAAAGGAHGKQVRNPAEVRVAIREALEVVRTQKRCAVLDIWISHL from the coding sequence ATGTATACGGCGAGCAGCGCCTTGTTGGACGCATTGACCGACGCGAACGTGTCTTACATCTTTGCGAATTTCGGAAGCGATCATCCCGCGCTTGTCGAGGCGATCGCCGAGGCCCGGGCAAATGGCAGGCCGATACCCGAGGTCATTACCTGCCCGAACGAAATGGTCGGCATGAGCGCCGCACACGGATTCTGGCAGGCGAGCGGAGTGGCGCAGGCGGTGGTAGTCCATGTGGAATGCGGAACCCAGGCGCTTGCCGGCGCGGTCCACAACGCCGCCAAGGGGCGCGCGCCGATGATGATCTTCGCCGGCGCGTCTCCGTTCACCCAGGACGGGGAACTGAAGGGCTCGCGCAATGAGTTCATTCAATGGATTCAGGATGTCCATGACCAGCGCGGCATCGTTCGGGGATATACAAAATATGACAACGAGCTGCGGACGGGTTTCAACGTCAAGGACATCGTCAACCGGGCACTCCAGCTCGCATATTCGGACCCGAAAGGTCCGGTCTACCTGATGGGCGCGCGCGAGGTCATGGAGCAGGAAGTTCCTCCCAAACCCTCGGTTCGGATGTGGCCACCCGTCCAGGCTGCGGGGCTGACGAAACAGTCTGTGGCCATGCTCGGCGAGGCTTTGCGGAAGTCGCGCCGGCCGCTTGTCGTGACGACCTATCTCGGCCGCAACGAAGCGGCGTTCAACGCCTTGGTGGAATTCAGCCACAGGGCGGGAGCCGGAGTTCTGGAATCCGTGCCGACCTGGCTGAACTTCCCGCACTCGAACCCGATGTATCAGGGCAACCACTGGAATCATCCCTGGCAGAACAAGGCGCTGGCCTCGGCCGATCTCGTCCTCGTGATCGACAGCGACGTGCCTTGGATTCCGGCACACAACAGGCCCGCTCCGGATGTTCCTATTTTCCACATCGATGTCGATCCGCTGAAGACGCAAATGCCGCTATGGCACATCGATGCAACGGCATCCTGGCAGGCGGATGCGGCCACCGCCCTGTCGGAACTCAACGAATGGCTTACCGACAATCCGATAGAGCCGGATGACATCGCCGGACGGGCGGACCATTGGCGCATGCTTCATGAAGCGCGCGCCGGCGAACTGGCCGCGCTGGAGAAGGAGCCCGAGGACGGCGTGATCACCTCGGAATTCGCAGTGGCGTGCCTGCGCGAAGAAATCGGCGATGACGCGCTTTTCGTCAACGAAGGCATTTCCAACTATCACACGGTCTTCAACCATCTCAGGCGGAGCGACCCGCTGACGGTCTTCACCAGCGGCGGCGGTTCGCTCGGTTACAACGGAGGTGCTGCGATCGGCGTGAAGCTTGCCAGTCCCGAAAAGACCGTGGTCGCCCTATGCGGTGACGGCTCCTACATGTTTAGTGTCCCGTCATCGGTGCACTGGATGGCGGCGCGTTATCAAACGCCGTTTCTCCAGATCGTCTTCAACAACAGGGGCTGGAAGTCGCCAAAGCTTTCGACCTTGGCGGTTCATCCCGACGGATTCGCTTCAAGAGCCAATTCGATCGACGTCTCCTTCGATCCTCCACCGGACTATGCAGGTATCGCCGCAGCCGCGGGCGGCGCCCATGGCAAGCAAGTCCGAAATCCTGCCGAAGTCCGCGTAGCGATCAGAGAGGCGCTGGAGGTTGTCCGAACCCAAAAACGCTGCGCAGTATTGGATATCTGGATTTCTCATCTTTGA
- a CDS encoding ketopantoate reductase family protein, whose translation MADRTSKTLLRIGVVGAGAMGSLFGGCLFEGGGADVTLIDINPAHIGAIREHGLRIVDDRGDRLLDIPTVTPDAVRGTFDLVLVFTKTLHTRSALAGIAGTIGPETYLFSLQNGLENKETLLEFAAPDRVLIGVTTYPADIKGPGHVESNGEGVARFAAAASGEPPISTALIRAFEPSGLRLVYDPDVEAAIWEKVAFNAALNSICAITRSTVGQVGADEGTRSLVFSIVGEVCRTAIASGIAADIDHVEGMVEHALSHHTHHKPSMLQDLLAGRLTEIETINGAVVRKAVAAGIETPVTSVVLKLVRHVQSPPQV comes from the coding sequence ATGGCCGATAGAACTTCCAAAACTCTTCTCAGGATCGGCGTCGTCGGCGCGGGCGCCATGGGCTCCCTTTTCGGAGGCTGCCTTTTCGAAGGGGGCGGCGCTGATGTCACGCTCATCGACATCAATCCCGCGCATATCGGCGCCATCCGGGAACACGGTCTCAGGATCGTCGACGACCGCGGCGACCGGCTGCTTGATATCCCCACCGTGACACCCGACGCGGTTAGAGGGACATTCGATCTCGTGCTCGTCTTCACCAAGACACTGCACACGCGGTCGGCGCTCGCGGGCATCGCAGGAACGATCGGTCCGGAAACATATCTCTTCAGCCTTCAGAACGGTCTTGAGAACAAGGAGACCCTCCTTGAGTTCGCAGCGCCGGATCGGGTGTTGATCGGCGTGACAACATATCCGGCCGATATCAAGGGACCGGGACACGTCGAGTCGAACGGAGAGGGCGTCGCACGCTTCGCGGCAGCCGCATCCGGCGAGCCGCCGATCTCGACTGCCCTTATCAGGGCGTTCGAACCGTCCGGACTCCGTTTGGTTTATGACCCCGACGTCGAAGCGGCGATCTGGGAGAAAGTGGCGTTCAACGCGGCACTGAACAGCATCTGCGCCATTACGCGGTCGACCGTGGGGCAGGTCGGCGCCGACGAAGGGACTCGCTCTCTCGTTTTCTCGATCGTCGGCGAGGTTTGCAGAACGGCGATAGCGAGCGGAATAGCCGCGGACATCGACCATGTCGAAGGCATGGTCGAACATGCCCTGTCCCATCACACACACCACAAACCGTCGATGCTCCAGGATCTTCTCGCCGGGCGCTTAACCGAAATCGAAACGATCAACGGCGCAGTGGTCCGCAAGGCCGTTGCCGCAGGGATCGAAACGCCGGTCACATCCGTGGTTTTGAAGCTTGTCCGGCATGTGCAGTCACCGCCTCAAGTTTAA
- a CDS encoding response regulator transcription factor, with amino-acid sequence MTGHIYDMSGQEARIFANIIGALSSGNLNFDVREEVFPDILKLLRADVLASFEWNRRSNSYGNAFIINQDPENVARYHQWFQYRDPMTDKLRGLRRAAHVEEVISRRDLTKTEFYNDFLARDGMQHGVNLFMQANGRELADLRVWRYGSRPDFSDREIDLLTIMAPFVRRALSTAPSVSLDMLTDRERDVALLVARGCSDKDIARVLGIGFATVRTHVGSCLAKLECSNRAEIAAQVSKVSH; translated from the coding sequence ATGACGGGTCATATCTACGACATGTCAGGACAGGAGGCGCGAATTTTCGCCAATATCATCGGCGCGCTCTCCTCCGGCAATCTGAACTTCGACGTTCGCGAAGAGGTCTTTCCCGACATTCTGAAACTGTTGCGGGCGGATGTGCTGGCCTCGTTCGAGTGGAACAGGCGGTCCAACTCCTACGGCAACGCCTTCATCATCAATCAGGATCCCGAAAACGTGGCTCGCTACCACCAGTGGTTCCAGTACCGAGATCCGATGACGGACAAGCTGCGGGGGTTGAGAAGAGCGGCCCATGTCGAGGAGGTTATCTCCAGGCGCGACCTCACCAAGACGGAATTCTATAATGATTTCCTCGCCCGTGACGGCATGCAGCACGGCGTCAACCTGTTCATGCAGGCAAACGGACGCGAGCTTGCCGATCTCAGGGTATGGCGCTACGGCAGCCGTCCCGATTTCAGCGATCGGGAAATAGACTTGTTGACCATTATGGCGCCCTTCGTGCGCCGGGCGCTCTCGACAGCACCTTCCGTCAGTCTCGACATGCTCACCGACAGGGAAAGAGATGTCGCCCTTCTGGTCGCCCGAGGCTGCTCCGACAAGGACATTGCGCGCGTCCTCGGCATCGGCTTTGCCACAGTAAGGACGCATGTCGGTAGCTGCCTCGCCAAACTGGAATGCTCTAACCGGGCGGAAATTGCGGCACAGGTTTCAAAGGTTTCGCACTAG
- the iaaH gene encoding indoleacetamide hydrolase, which produces MNISELSCSELASLVSSRTLHAVEIADALIEQVGKLSDANAFTDFDASSVRADAEQADRDLAAGRSKGPLHGIPIAFKDNINVKGYATTAGTAAMRHFRPQDDAPVAAKLRQAGAIAFGKNNMHELAYGATTNNALFGPARNPFNPDHVCGGSSGGSACAVAHRMVPASIGTDTGGSVRIPAAFCGLWSYRPSPGRWPKAGIVPISSTRDTPGPIARTPSDLALLDSVVVGHSEVSKTSMIQGLRIGVPDEFFWDLADPSVFKVCSDALDRLKSMGAILKKIDARRLLDHHVASTTIIAFFEGRVTLEEFLEAHDVGNSYETVAQSVAAADVRSILLDQLKSETAVGPERYAEAVNIHRPALQEEYRRIFRDNSLDVLAFPTALIAPPLIGDDATVVLNGQEQPLFPTTIHNTDVGSNAGIPGITIPVGLTDTNLPVGLAFDAAAGADRLLLEVAICLEEQFPALKSRFL; this is translated from the coding sequence ATGAACATATCCGAATTGAGTTGCTCCGAGTTGGCCTCCCTTGTTTCTTCCCGAACGCTGCATGCGGTCGAGATCGCCGATGCACTCATCGAACAGGTGGGCAAACTCTCTGATGCCAACGCCTTCACAGACTTCGATGCGTCTTCTGTGCGGGCGGATGCAGAGCAGGCAGATCGGGACCTGGCAGCCGGCCGCTCCAAAGGCCCGCTGCATGGAATTCCGATCGCGTTTAAAGACAATATCAACGTGAAAGGCTACGCGACGACCGCGGGCACGGCGGCAATGCGGCATTTCCGACCGCAGGACGATGCTCCCGTGGCTGCGAAATTGAGGCAGGCAGGAGCCATTGCATTCGGCAAGAACAATATGCACGAACTTGCATATGGGGCCACGACCAATAACGCTCTCTTCGGTCCTGCCAGAAATCCATTCAACCCAGACCACGTCTGCGGGGGCTCGAGCGGCGGCAGCGCATGCGCTGTCGCTCATCGGATGGTCCCTGCGAGCATTGGCACGGACACGGGTGGCTCGGTCCGTATCCCAGCCGCCTTCTGCGGCCTCTGGAGCTATCGACCCAGCCCCGGCCGCTGGCCGAAAGCAGGCATCGTTCCGATATCGAGTACACGCGACACGCCCGGCCCGATCGCCCGCACGCCATCCGACCTTGCGCTGCTGGACAGCGTCGTTGTCGGACATTCCGAAGTGTCGAAGACGTCGATGATCCAGGGATTGAGAATAGGAGTTCCGGACGAATTCTTCTGGGACCTGGCAGATCCGAGCGTCTTCAAGGTATGCAGCGATGCGCTCGACCGCCTGAAGTCAATGGGCGCCATTCTGAAAAAAATCGACGCGCGGCGGCTACTCGATCATCACGTGGCCTCGACAACGATCATTGCGTTCTTCGAAGGCAGGGTCACCCTGGAAGAATTTCTCGAGGCCCACGACGTTGGGAACTCTTATGAGACCGTCGCTCAGTCGGTGGCGGCGGCTGATGTAAGGTCGATCCTGCTGGATCAACTGAAAAGCGAAACCGCGGTGGGACCGGAGCGGTACGCAGAGGCCGTCAATATCCACCGCCCAGCACTGCAGGAGGAGTACCGCCGTATATTCCGCGATAACTCGCTTGATGTGCTCGCCTTTCCGACTGCGCTGATTGCGCCTCCCCTAATCGGGGACGACGCGACGGTCGTCTTGAACGGGCAAGAGCAGCCGCTTTTTCCGACGACCATTCACAACACCGACGTCGGAAGCAATGCGGGTATTCCCGGAATCACGATTCCTGTCGGATTGACGGACACGAACCTTCCCGTCGGCCTGGCCTTCGATGCCGCCGCCGGCGCAGATCGGCTGCTCCTCGAGGTGGCTATCTGCCTGGAAGAGCAATTTCCTGCACTGAAATCCAGATTTCTCTAA